A window from Neoarius graeffei isolate fNeoGra1 chromosome 14, fNeoGra1.pri, whole genome shotgun sequence encodes these proteins:
- the LOC132897904 gene encoding carbohydrate sulfotransferase 3-like, with product MKIKYTISLVFIVAVVIIEKESNIISKVLDKLSLKQTAQTPLQTSGSSWSPLRQNGTNALVLSELDFSSYLEVKWHLKNITKPSKGGKHILLLATMRTGSSFVGEFFNQHGANMFYLFEPLWHVAHMLPVEGGETNGTALTKAYRDVLHQLFLCDFTLLESFIKPPPKDHITTGLFRRESSQSLCNNPVCTPFVKKGYVPSQCRNQRCGPLNLTLASQSCLGKEHHAIKSVRVWQLETLQLLAEDPRLDLKVIQLVRDPRAMLASRMVAFAKEYKYWKRWTMSGDIPEDDNEVRKLRETCENIRMSAEVGLKQPPWLHGRYMLVRYEDIAMFPMLKAVELYQFTGIPFTAQVKEWILRNTQASDKASGIYSTKRNSSQQVEKWRFSMPFKLAQMVQKICGPTMNLFGYTFAESEEMLMDKSISLIEDRIFL from the coding sequence ggTCTTGGATAAGCTCTCTCTGAAGCAGACAGCTCAGACTCCACTCCAGACCAGCGGATCGTCTTGGTCACCTCTCCGACAAAATGGTACCAATGCTCTGGTCCTGTCTGAGCTTGACTTCTCATCCTATCTGGAAGTAAAATGGCATCTGAAGAACATCACCAAGCCCAGCAAAGGCGGGAAACACATACTCCTCTTGGCCACAATGCGTACAGGTTCCTCGTTTGTGGGCGAGTTTTTTAACCAGCATGGCGCCAACATGTTCTACTTGTTTGAGCCTCTTTGGCATGTGGCACACATGCTACCTGTGGAGGGTGGAGAGACCAATGGTACGGCTTTGACAAAGGCTTATCGTGACGTTCTCCATCAGCTCTTCTTGTGTGACTTCACCCTGCTGGAGAGCTTCATCAAGCCACCACCAAAGGACCATATCACAACAGGACTATTTCGTCGTGAGTCCAGCCAGTCGTTATGCAACAATCCCGTCTGCACACCATTTGTGAAGAAGGGCTATGTGCCTTCCCAATGCCGTAACCAGCGCTGCGGTCCACTAAACCTCACATTAGCATCCCAGTCCTGCCTGGGGAAGGAGCACCATGCCATCAAGTCTGTACGAGTATGGCAACTGGAGACGCTACAATTGTTAGCAGAAGATCCACGACTGGATTTGAAGGTTATTCAGCTGGTCCGGGATCCTCGAGCCATGTTAGCATCCCGCATGGTGGCCTTCGCAAAAGAGTATAAATACTGGAAGAGGTGGACCATGAGTGGAGACATTCCCGAGGATGACAACGAAGTGAGAAAGCTCAGAGAGACCTGCGAGAATATCCGCATGTCTGCCGAAGTGGGTCTCAAACAGCCCCCATGGTTGCATGGGCGATACATGCTAGTGCGCTACGAGGACATCGCCATGTTTCCGATGCTTAAAGCAGTTGAGCTGTACCAGTTTACTGGCATCCCGTTCACTGCCCAGGTGAAGGAGTGGATCTTGAGGAACACGCAAGCATCCGATAAGGCTAGCGGCATCTACTCGACCAAGAGAAACTCATCCCAGCAGGTGGAGAAATGGAGGTTTAGTATGCCATTTAAGCTCGCACAGATGGTTCAGAAAATTTGTGGTCCCACCATGAATTTGTTCGGGTACACATTCGCAGAAAGCGAAGAGATGCTGATGGACAAATCGATCAGTTTGATCGAAGATAGGATTTTCTTATGA